A DNA window from Phyllostomus discolor isolate MPI-MPIP mPhyDis1 chromosome X, mPhyDis1.pri.v3, whole genome shotgun sequence contains the following coding sequences:
- the RTL3 gene encoding retrotransposon Gag-like protein 3 → MVEDFAASYIALKLENEILQARVQRLMEENAALQAQIPELQKPRAATQEPAKPSKPPDPSASWDPPNSPGFEESQKPREPQALPTAQGLSSACESQKPPEPTELEKPLMALEDHKLPGVKEAQEAPDTKDAPEAQEAQEAQNSGLRDPPNAQEPQETPEGQETSASPEPRELQAPQEPLESHLPQEPLEDLIAVETPAASELLQFPSGLEAEAFPLEYPLPFKGKAPKLPEGLVQLNSYVRVRGHLYPTEAALVSFVGNRFSGEAGRWFQPLVEIQSPLLEQFESFIQMLQDAFDNPETMDDANHHFRQLCQGEDPVHQCVTHFHLIAQVLNWDESSLCIQFQERLASSIRDELSQTSPATNPSDMITQCISLEEKQSSKPDVNAEGANASEERAGPESPPAENRPVQDANNRPHLSEAERARRRVGHLCLYCGHPGHFARDCPVKPHRAQQAGNFEARR, encoded by the coding sequence ATGGTGGAGGACTTTGCAGCCTCCTATATTGCTCTGAAACTAGAGAATGAAATTCTGCAGGCCCGGGTGCAGAGGCTGATGGAAGAAAATGCTGCCCTGCAGGCCCAGATCCCAGAGCTCCAGAAGCCCCGAGCAGCCACCCAGGAGCCCGCCAAACCCTCAAAACCCCCCGATCCCTCAGCATCCTGGGACCCCCCAAACTCCCCAGGGTTTGAGGAGTcccagaagcccagagagccccaggcACTTCCAACTGCCCAGGGGCTCTCATCGGCCTGCGAGTCTCAAAAGCCTCCAGAGCCTACGGAGCTTGAGAAGCCCCTGATGGCCCTGGAGGACCACAAGCTCCCAGGAGTCAAGGAGGCCCAAGAGGCCCCTGATACCAAAGATGCCCCAgaggcccaggaggcccaggaggcccagaATTCAGGGCTGCGGGATCCCCCAAATGCTCAGGAGCCCCAGGAGACACCAGAAGGCCAGGAGACCTCAGCATCCCCGGAGCCCCGTGAGCTTCAGGCTCCCCAGGAACCTCTGGAGTCTCACTTGCCCCAGGAGCCCCTGGAGGACCTAATAGCTGTTGAGACACCAGCCGCTTCTGAGTTGCTACAGTTCCCCAGTGGGTTAGAGGCTGAAGCCTTCCCCTTAGAATACCCTCTGCCCTTCAAGGGGAAGGCCCCGAAGCTGCCCGAGGGCCTGGTTCAGCTGAATAGTTATGTGAGAGTCAGAGGGCACCTGTATCCCACGGAAGCAGCCTTAGTGAGCTTTGTTGGCAACCGCTTCTCAGGTGAGGCGGGAAGGTGGTTCCAGCCCTTAGTAGAGATTCAAAGCCCCCTGCTGGAGCAATTTGAAAGCTTCATTCAAATGCTCCAGGATGCTTTTGACAATCCAGAAACCATGGATGATGCCAACCACCACTTCCGTCAGCTTTGCCAGGGGGAGGACCCTGTCCACCAGTGTGTGACCCACTTCCACCTCATCGCTCAGGTGCTAAACTGGGATGAAAGTAGCCTCTGCATCCAGTTTCAGGAAAGGCTTGCCAGTTCTATCCGAGATGAACTGTCTCAGACAAGCCCAGCCACCAACCCCTCTGATATGATCACCCAGTGCATCAGCctagaagaaaagcaaagcagtAAGCCCGATGTAAATGCAGAAGGGGCAAATGCCTCTGAGGAGAGAGCTGGGCCCGAGAGTCCACCAGCTGAAAACAGACCTGTGCAGGATGCAAACAACCGCCCACACCTCAGTGAAGCTGAACGGGCCCGCCGCCGTGTTGGCCACTTGTGCCTCTACTGTGGTCATCCTGGTCATTTTGCCAGAGATTGCCCTGTCAAGCCTCATCGTGCCCAGCAGGCGGGAAACTTCGAGGCCCGGCGGTAA